In the Candidatus Neomarinimicrobiota bacterium genome, one interval contains:
- a CDS encoding class I SAM-dependent methyltransferase: MLDLLIKAIKNPQRALEKTWNFVRRTQHRGYCSICGIETTMYKYGDNLKETFKCNRCGGIARNRHLAAVLCKTFDIDKPYSMKKFMEKSKSLNIFEAQARGPLNDHLKALKGYVCSEYYPDIQPGNYTRDKVRCEDLQKLTFNDETFDLVITQTVFEHILEPDLAWKEIARVLKPSGYHIFSIPFQNSPITESRVKIDNGEEIFIKPKVYHKDGVRKSLVYTDFGLDLLDHLKDFGFSTKLYSADDLDSDYHKIYRGYIFVSQKDSQ; encoded by the coding sequence ATGTTAGACTTGCTCATAAAAGCCATTAAAAATCCTCAAAGAGCGCTTGAGAAAACCTGGAATTTCGTGAGAAGAACGCAGCATCGGGGATACTGTTCTATCTGCGGAATTGAAACGACTATGTATAAATACGGAGATAACCTTAAAGAAACATTTAAGTGTAATAGATGTGGAGGGATAGCGCGAAACAGGCATCTTGCGGCTGTGTTATGCAAAACATTTGATATTGATAAACCATATTCAATGAAAAAGTTTATGGAGAAATCAAAATCTCTCAATATCTTCGAAGCACAGGCGAGAGGTCCATTAAACGATCATCTTAAAGCGCTAAAAGGTTATGTCTGTTCTGAATATTATCCCGATATTCAGCCGGGAAATTACACACGGGACAAGGTCAGGTGTGAGGATCTGCAAAAACTCACTTTTAACGACGAGACATTTGATTTAGTAATAACTCAGACAGTTTTCGAACACATATTAGAGCCTGACTTAGCCTGGAAAGAAATTGCCAGAGTACTAAAACCGTCAGGTTATCATATATTCAGTATCCCATTTCAGAATTCCCCCATCACCGAAAGCCGGGTAAAAATTGATAATGGAGAAGAAATCTTTATCAAACCTAAAGTTTACCATAAAGACGGAGTGCGAAAATCATTAGTTTACACTGATTTTGGATTAGATTTGCTCGATCATCTTAAAGATTTCGGGTTTTCGACAAAATTGTATTCTGCCGATGATCTGGATTCCGATTATCATAAAATTTATAGGGGCTATATCTTTGTTTCTCAAAAAGATAGTCAATAG
- a CDS encoding oligosaccharide flippase family protein: protein MFRVEKHLTKGLWAAGSQALQLSYGIVAILLIVRTLPSEEFGSYILSQGIVRIIVMIGGALVYRHMVRELSVEDWDPKIPINAFALSFLFNLAAIVPFILFSKLLSELLNTPLLATLLPIAIPLQLAGEFLKNFAQRLIISSRNTKRLFILNSVYFIILSVGLVYLNSGQEGISAVQVIYLMAIAGFSSAAVGGLLNREILKRSKAVLSFSHQKRALNYGKYSVGSATANTVANNIDSYIIAYLMGPIQVAWYNSAKVVIRFYQIISQMMDITVFPYGSKLVQEGRMEDLKALYEKILCFLYLILLPMNIVAILFAKPMFELIYGGRYEGAYLILQLLILGATISPTVSLNVFMFFSLDKPRTVLFGRIINVIVVAVVGFLLTSKMRPEGMALAFILGMLIQGVYLSIRIKKILPITISSVAGRVKDIYPFIKGLSNKRL, encoded by the coding sequence ATGTTTAGGGTAGAAAAGCATCTCACTAAAGGTCTTTGGGCGGCGGGTTCTCAGGCTCTCCAATTATCGTATGGAATAGTCGCTATATTATTAATAGTAAGGACTCTCCCATCGGAAGAATTCGGATCATACATTTTATCTCAGGGAATAGTCAGAATCATAGTTATGATTGGTGGAGCGCTTGTATATCGCCATATGGTTCGTGAATTATCCGTGGAAGATTGGGACCCGAAAATACCAATCAATGCTTTTGCTCTTTCATTTCTTTTTAATCTGGCTGCTATAGTGCCGTTTATATTGTTCAGTAAACTGCTATCCGAATTACTTAATACGCCTCTCCTTGCTACTCTGCTTCCAATTGCCATACCTCTTCAACTGGCGGGAGAATTTTTAAAAAATTTTGCTCAGAGGCTTATCATATCAAGTAGAAATACGAAAAGATTATTTATTCTGAATAGCGTGTATTTTATAATTCTTTCAGTTGGATTAGTCTATCTGAACTCAGGGCAAGAGGGTATCAGCGCTGTTCAGGTTATATATCTAATGGCGATTGCAGGATTCTCCTCAGCTGCGGTGGGTGGACTGCTGAATAGGGAAATATTGAAGCGAAGTAAGGCAGTCCTCTCTTTCTCCCATCAGAAAAGAGCATTGAATTACGGAAAATACAGTGTGGGATCGGCTACGGCGAATACGGTGGCAAATAATATAGATTCATATATTATAGCGTATCTAATGGGTCCAATTCAGGTTGCTTGGTATAATTCCGCAAAAGTTGTCATCAGATTTTATCAGATTATTTCTCAGATGATGGATATTACGGTTTTCCCTTATGGCTCGAAATTGGTACAGGAAGGGAGGATGGAAGATTTAAAGGCGTTATATGAAAAAATTCTCTGCTTCCTATATCTGATACTCCTGCCGATGAATATTGTAGCCATATTATTTGCAAAACCGATGTTTGAATTAATATACGGTGGTCGTTATGAAGGAGCTTATTTGATCTTGCAGCTGCTGATCTTAGGAGCCACAATATCTCCTACAGTTTCTTTAAACGTTTTTATGTTCTTTTCTCTTGATAAACCGAGAACAGTACTCTTCGGGAGAATTATTAATGTTATAGTGGTGGCGGTTGTGGGGTTTTTACTGACGTCCAAGATGCGTCCGGAAGGAATGGCGCTGGCATTTATTCTTGGAATGTTAATTCAAGGCGTTTATTTGAGTATAAGAATTAAGAAAATACTGCCTATAACCATCAGCAGTGTTGCCGGACGGGTGAAAGACATATATCCTTTTATTAAAGGTCTGTCAAACAAACGACTTTGA